One Methylophaga marina DNA window includes the following coding sequences:
- a CDS encoding formylmethanofuran dehydrogenase subunit C, which yields MSALTFTLKTSPAQRVDCSPLTADKLADKTTAEIAATTLVVGNQAVRTDEIFDIQGDDVANIHFAKASDKLDHIGHAITTGKITVDGNAGAYLGQFMEAGDITVNGNTGIYTACEMKGGTIKVNGNAGDFLGGARIGYKNGMTGGTVIVTGNTGARTGDHMRRGYIFIEGDAGDYCGSRMVSGTIAVLGNVGKHFGYAMKRGTLLLTSAPKQGISANFNDCGSHTLAFLPLMFASFKKFDTKFAEIEPFSRVQRYAGDVSGIGMGEILIKI from the coding sequence ATGAGTGCATTAACATTCACGTTAAAAACATCACCTGCACAGCGGGTGGATTGTTCACCATTAACAGCCGACAAATTGGCTGATAAAACAACGGCGGAAATTGCAGCAACCACCCTAGTGGTTGGTAACCAAGCTGTACGTACGGATGAGATTTTTGATATTCAGGGTGATGATGTTGCGAATATTCATTTCGCTAAAGCCTCAGATAAACTGGATCATATCGGTCATGCAATAACCACGGGTAAGATAACTGTGGATGGAAATGCAGGCGCTTATCTTGGACAGTTTATGGAAGCTGGCGATATCACCGTTAATGGTAATACCGGCATTTACACTGCCTGTGAAATGAAAGGCGGTACCATTAAGGTTAATGGTAATGCCGGTGATTTCCTGGGTGGTGCCCGTATTGGTTATAAGAATGGTATGACGGGTGGTACTGTGATTGTCACTGGTAATACAGGTGCAAGAACAGGTGATCACATGCGTCGCGGCTATATCTTTATTGAAGGTGATGCCGGTGATTACTGTGGCTCAAGAATGGTGTCAGGGACGATTGCCGTATTAGGTAACGTGGGTAAACATTTTGGTTACGCGATGAAACGTGGCACCTTATTACTGACCTCAGCACCGAAACAAGGTATATCTGCTAACTTTAATGATTGTGGTTCACATACATTAGCGTTTTTGCCGCTGATGTTTGCGTCATTTAAAAAGTTTGATACCAAGTTTGCCGAGATTGAACCTTTTTCACGTGTTCAACGCTATGCTGGCGATGTTTCCGGCATAGGCATGGGTGAGATTTTAATTAAGATTTAA
- a CDS encoding class 1 fructose-bisphosphatase — protein sequence MSDIGQSVNQFIVETQRAHPSATGDLTGLLNDVISACKKIANLVNRSSILGLEGYANSNNVQGEHQKKLDILTNDVMVEHLNWTGHLAAMVSEEIDDIITISDDYPKGKYLLCFDPLDGSSNIDINLSVGTIFSVLRCPEGIENPSHEHFLQKGKEQVCAGFCVYGPSTMLILTTGFGVNGFTLDREVGEFILTHPDMQIPEDTSEFAINMSNQRYWEPPVKRYIDECIQGVDGVREKNFNMRWNASMVAEVYRILTRGGIFMYPLDSRIAQQGGKLRLLYEANPMSFIIEQAGGASSTGRERILSLQPESIHQRVPVILGSKHEVERLESYHL from the coding sequence ATGTCTGATATCGGACAATCAGTTAATCAATTCATTGTTGAAACGCAACGTGCTCACCCATCAGCGACAGGTGATTTAACAGGACTGTTGAATGATGTCATTAGTGCCTGTAAAAAAATCGCAAACCTGGTCAATCGAAGTAGTATTTTAGGTCTGGAAGGCTACGCTAACAGCAATAATGTGCAGGGCGAGCATCAGAAAAAACTCGATATTCTGACCAATGATGTCATGGTGGAGCACTTAAACTGGACCGGTCATCTGGCGGCGATGGTGTCAGAAGAAATCGATGACATTATCACTATTTCTGATGATTACCCAAAAGGTAAGTACTTACTTTGTTTTGACCCATTAGATGGATCGAGCAATATCGATATCAATCTGAGCGTAGGTACCATCTTTTCCGTATTACGCTGTCCTGAAGGCATTGAAAATCCCAGTCACGAACATTTTTTACAAAAAGGCAAAGAGCAAGTCTGCGCCGGTTTTTGTGTGTATGGTCCCAGCACTATGCTCATTCTTACCACTGGTTTTGGTGTAAATGGCTTTACCTTGGATAGAGAAGTGGGTGAGTTTATTTTGACTCATCCGGATATGCAGATCCCAGAGGACACGTCTGAGTTTGCAATTAATATGTCGAACCAGCGTTATTGGGAACCACCCGTTAAACGCTATATTGATGAATGTATTCAAGGTGTAGATGGTGTGCGTGAGAAGAATTTCAATATGCGCTGGAATGCTTCCATGGTCGCCGAGGTCTATCGCATTTTGACACGTGGAGGGATTTTTATGTATCCACTCGATAGTCGTATCGCACAGCAAGGTGGGAAGTTACGACTGCTGTATGAAGCCAACCCGATGAGTTTTATCATTGAGCAAGCAGGAGGGGCTAGTAGTACGGGTAGAGAACGTATTCTGTCTCTACAACCCGAATCTATTCATCAGCGTGTACCCGTTATTCTGGGCTCAAAACATGAGGTAGAAAGACTGGAGTCTTATCATCTTTGA
- a CDS encoding DUF4124 domain-containing protein has product MLRVLLLLILGISMVAQADIYKCAEKGQVHFQDKPCLSQSEKVEIKLHQPSKDDIDQQKQRTAAYKEDARIQEILTLKKKNIALQRQIDDLAVENKAKYEALQQQTYDVGNGMVATRDPTVLENMRVVLQQHLQEIKHLQQEIENNKNHIQTLSAQR; this is encoded by the coding sequence ATGTTACGTGTTTTATTGTTACTAATTCTGGGCATCAGCATGGTTGCTCAGGCAGATATTTATAAATGTGCTGAAAAAGGCCAGGTGCATTTTCAGGATAAACCTTGCCTGTCACAGTCTGAAAAGGTTGAAATAAAACTTCATCAGCCTTCTAAAGACGATATTGATCAACAAAAGCAACGCACGGCCGCTTACAAAGAAGATGCGCGAATTCAAGAAATTTTAACGCTCAAGAAAAAGAATATAGCGCTACAACGCCAAATTGATGATTTGGCGGTAGAAAATAAGGCGAAATATGAGGCCTTGCAGCAGCAGACTTATGATGTGGGTAATGGCATGGTTGCCACACGTGATCCCACAGTATTAGAAAATATGCGAGTAGTGCTGCAACAGCATTTACAAGAAATAAAACACTTACAGCAGGAAATAGAAAACAATAAAAACCATATACAAACGCTATCTGCTCAACGATGA
- a CDS encoding DM13 domain-containing protein codes for MKKVLLLLTHSVMLVMGFALGIYALPILTQPDKPSMVEIGQVATSALFTGDFERDLEGSDVLHYGSGTVYISADKIAFDGQITPGPDYKLYLSPLFVETKQAFLANKDKMIKVGDVRTFNGFMLDMPEGISPTDYQAVVIWCESFNIFITAAKYH; via the coding sequence ATGAAGAAAGTATTACTGTTACTCACTCATAGTGTCATGCTGGTAATGGGGTTTGCCTTGGGCATTTATGCATTACCTATTCTCACGCAGCCAGATAAACCTTCGATGGTTGAGATTGGTCAAGTGGCCACCTCAGCACTATTCACCGGCGACTTTGAACGTGATCTTGAGGGGAGTGATGTGCTGCATTATGGTAGCGGCACGGTCTACATCAGTGCTGACAAGATCGCCTTTGATGGACAGATTACACCTGGTCCAGATTACAAGTTGTATTTATCTCCTCTGTTTGTTGAAACGAAACAAGCGTTTCTAGCCAATAAAGATAAGATGATAAAAGTAGGTGATGTCAGAACCTTTAATGGTTTTATGCTGGATATGCCTGAGGGTATTAGTCCGACTGATTATCAGGCTGTAGTGATTTGGTGTGAATCATTTAATATTTTCATTACAGCCGCCAAATATCATTAA
- a CDS encoding alpha/beta fold hydrolase, whose product MGETIRALSAAGYRVVAIDQIGFCKSSKPIDYQYSFHQLATNSRSLLNQLKIDKAVVVGHSMGGMLATRYALLYPDNVDALFLVNPIGLEDWLAKGVPYVSIKDWYKNQLGLTAKKARNYQQNTYYAGQWRDDYQHWIDMLMMPYKADKEDSAWLSAIHYDMILTQPVVHEFDQLSVPTWLFIGEKDNTAIGKAFVSDEVKKRLGNYPVLARKTAKAIPGSHLVLFDDLGHSPQIQDPERFQQSLMNALNNVFSK is encoded by the coding sequence ATGGGGGAGACTATCCGCGCGCTGTCAGCTGCCGGTTATCGTGTTGTGGCAATCGACCAGATAGGCTTTTGCAAATCATCCAAGCCTATTGATTATCAGTACAGCTTTCATCAACTGGCAACCAATAGCAGAAGCCTGTTAAACCAGTTAAAAATTGATAAAGCAGTGGTAGTCGGACATTCAATGGGTGGAATGCTAGCCACACGTTATGCCCTATTGTATCCGGATAATGTTGATGCTTTATTTCTAGTAAACCCCATTGGGCTCGAAGATTGGTTAGCGAAAGGTGTGCCTTATGTGTCGATTAAAGACTGGTATAAAAACCAGTTAGGTCTGACCGCTAAAAAAGCCAGAAACTATCAGCAAAACACCTATTATGCAGGTCAGTGGCGTGATGATTATCAACACTGGATCGATATGTTGATGATGCCATACAAAGCAGATAAGGAAGATTCAGCCTGGTTGTCGGCTATTCACTACGACATGATTCTAACGCAACCTGTAGTGCATGAATTTGATCAGCTTTCGGTGCCGACCTGGTTATTTATTGGCGAAAAAGACAATACCGCGATTGGTAAAGCTTTCGTCTCTGATGAGGTGAAAAAACGACTGGGTAATTACCCAGTGTTAGCGAGAAAAACAGCAAAAGCGATTCCAGGATCACATTTAGTGTTATTCGATGACTTGGGGCATTCTCCTCAAATTCAAGATCCTGAACGTTTTCAACAGTCATTGATGAATGCATTAAACAATGTGTTTTCTAAATAA
- a CDS encoding MAPEG family protein, producing MPVLLWVLFIVAILPMLLAMLGGYCRYKQFGKFDNHYPRAQQAHMTGLGARVLAAQHNAWESLILFSAMSLLAYASGLNLADFSYPAGLFLLSRLFHPLFYILDMDTYRSLVFLIGFFSAVYIGVKALLAF from the coding sequence ATGCCAGTTCTATTATGGGTGTTATTTATTGTAGCGATTCTACCAATGTTATTGGCCATGTTAGGTGGCTATTGTCGATATAAACAGTTTGGCAAATTTGATAACCATTACCCACGTGCACAACAAGCACATATGACCGGGTTGGGGGCGCGGGTACTCGCCGCTCAACATAATGCTTGGGAGTCGTTGATTTTATTTTCTGCTATGAGCTTGTTGGCCTATGCCTCAGGCCTGAACCTGGCAGATTTTAGTTACCCGGCGGGTTTGTTTTTGTTAAGCCGACTGTTCCATCCGTTGTTCTACATTCTCGATATGGATACATACCGTTCGCTAGTATTTTTGATTGGCTTTTTTAGTGCTGTATACATTGGAGTCAAAGCCTTACTGGCATTTTAG
- a CDS encoding lipocalin family protein: MRLFGMLFFLVISAVACTGTPKGVTAVDNFVLNRYLGNWYEIARLDHGFERGLSNVTAQYSLKGDGGVKVINRGYSAEEKEWKQAEGKAYFVDGPHKGHLKVSFFGPFYGSYVIFELDDDYRYAFVSGPNHDYLWLLSRTPTVSDEVKQRFINKAKAAGFDTEELLFVEQKTLN, from the coding sequence ATGCGTCTATTCGGGATGCTGTTTTTTTTAGTTATCAGCGCTGTGGCTTGTACTGGCACACCAAAAGGCGTGACAGCAGTAGATAATTTTGTTCTAAATCGCTATCTCGGAAATTGGTATGAAATAGCCAGATTAGATCATGGCTTTGAGCGGGGGTTAAGTAACGTCACGGCACAATATTCTCTAAAAGGAGATGGTGGTGTCAAAGTGATTAACCGTGGTTACTCAGCAGAAGAAAAAGAGTGGAAACAAGCAGAAGGTAAAGCCTACTTTGTTGATGGTCCTCATAAAGGTCATCTGAAAGTTTCATTTTTTGGTCCATTCTATGGAAGTTATGTCATCTTTGAACTAGATGATGATTATCGTTATGCCTTTGTTTCGGGTCCGAATCATGATTATTTATGGTTACTCTCACGAACACCTACAGTGTCTGATGAGGTAAAACAACGCTTTATCAATAAAGCAAAAGCAGCTGGATTTGATACCGAAGAACTCTTGTTTGTTGAACAAAAAACGTTGAATTAA
- a CDS encoding MgtC/SapB family protein, whose translation MSIACCAFMLVAMDVYQGSDAEARVMYGVITGMGFIGGGAIVKESGRAMGTANAAGIWLTGAIGLSVAYRRYEIAIVLSLIGFLIFQFGSYLKRRHES comes from the coding sequence GTGTCTATTGCTTGTTGTGCCTTTATGCTAGTCGCAATGGATGTCTATCAAGGAAGTGATGCGGAAGCACGAGTGATGTATGGCGTGATTACCGGTATGGGATTCATCGGTGGTGGTGCTATTGTTAAAGAGTCTGGTAGAGCGATGGGAACAGCCAATGCGGCTGGAATATGGTTAACAGGTGCAATAGGGCTTTCAGTCGCTTACCGTAGGTATGAAATTGCTATTGTTCTGTCGCTGATAGGTTTTCTTATCTTTCAATTTGGTAGCTACCTGAAACGACGCCATGAATCATAA
- a CDS encoding VOC family protein, giving the protein MKQTGKINYLEIPSQDLDKTKAFFSNVFGWKFIDYGPDYIAIEDAGIDGGFYRTPLSSTQDAGSVLIVLYSETLETTLEHVRAAGGEIVKDIFSFPGGRRFHFTDPNGNEYAVWSE; this is encoded by the coding sequence ATGAAACAAACGGGAAAAATTAACTACCTTGAAATTCCCTCTCAGGATTTAGACAAAACCAAAGCTTTTTTTAGTAATGTGTTCGGGTGGAAATTTATTGATTATGGTCCAGATTATATAGCCATCGAAGACGCGGGTATTGATGGTGGATTTTATAGAACGCCACTTTCATCGACTCAAGATGCCGGTAGCGTGTTGATTGTGCTTTATAGCGAAACGTTAGAGACTACCCTTGAACACGTAAGAGCGGCTGGCGGTGAAATTGTTAAAGACATTTTTTCATTCCCCGGTGGACGCCGTTTTCATTTTACAGATCCAAATGGTAATGAATATGCAGTCTGGTCCGAATAA